Proteins from a genomic interval of Dunckerocampus dactyliophorus isolate RoL2022-P2 chromosome 5, RoL_Ddac_1.1, whole genome shotgun sequence:
- the LOC129181665 gene encoding calcium and integrin-binding protein 1-like, protein MGTTASQLGKDLLSEYQELTFLTKQEILLAHKRFTELLKKDEQDLPNARVPMEKILTLPELKSNPFRTRICHVFSTSELKDGSLTFEDFLDLLSAFSDSATLEIKSHYAFRIFDFDDDGTLDCGDLEKLVNCLTGETDDTRLTPEEMRQLITNILDESDIDKDGTVNLSEFQHVISRSPDFISSFKIVL, encoded by the exons ATGGGAACAACGGCAAGTCAACTTGGGAAAGATTTGTTATCAGAATACCAA GAGCTGACATTTCTAACAAAGCAAGAAATTCTTCT GGCACATAAACGGTTCACTGAGCTGCTCAAGAAAGATGAGCAAGACCTTCCAAACGCCAGGGTACCCATGGAGAAAATTCTCACCCTTCCAGAACTCAAG TCGAACCCTTTCAGAACGCGAATCTGCCATGTCTTCTCCACATCTGAACTGAAAGATGGAAGCCTCACTTTCGAGGACTTTCTCGACCTTTTGAGTGCCTTCAGCGACTCTGCTACGCTGGAAATCAAGTCCCACTACGCATTTCGTATATTTG ACTTTGATGATGATGGAACTCTTGACTGTGGTGATCTGGAGAAACTGGTCAACTGCCTGACAGGAGAGACGGATGACACAAGACTAACCCCTGAGGAGATGAGACAGCTCATCACCAAC ATTCTTGATGAGTCAGACATTGACAAGGATGGAACGGTGAACCTTTCAGAGTTTCAGCATGTTATTTCAAGGTCACCAGATTTTATCAG TTCCTTCAAAATTGTGCTGTAA
- the gdpgp1 gene encoding GDP-D-glucose phosphorylase 1: MPVQFVYGNQDFIKGVYYDFGNTSRMISASRFDAAIQAGWTDRMERGLFRYNLGDLQTRVLPGPCGFVAQLNIKRGTERRKPQEILSIKQDFNAEQFNFNLINPDEIIFEMMMDTEEGHESNHQPCKIVVLVNVSPLEFGHCLFVPDPSRCFPQVLTKFAIQVGIQSVLLSSDPAFRVGFNSLGAFASVNHLHLHGYYLKHKLNIEYMPVRPLLPEKGFYTLVGFPAGFLFYTESDSVDEVATDICRVTDFLVEANVAHNLFMTRGCSPCGCTRSERDDSLSRNGVRIAVWPRLACFGTKEESALNVALCELAGHLPFKNKTDYERSTESCVIETIQQYLLPNEDMLELEKQLTQHLSAL, translated from the coding sequence ATGCCAGTCCAGTTTGTGTATGGAAACCAGGACTTTATTAAAGGTGTGTATTACGATTTTGGTAACACATCTCGGATGATATCAGCATCAAGGTTTGATGCAGCCATCCAAGCCGGCTGGACAGACAGAATGGAAAGAGGGCTGTTCCGCTACAATCTCGGGGACTTGCAAACACGTGTCTTGCCTGGTCCTTGTGGTTTTGTGGCCCAGTTGAATATCAAGAGAGGGACGGAGAGAAGAAAGCCACAGGAGATACTCAGTATTAAGCAGGACTTCAACGCCGAACAGTTTAATTTCAATTTAATCAATCCAGATGAGATCATATTTGAGATGATGATGGACACGGAAGAAGGACATGAAAGTAATCATCAACCATGCAAGATAGTTGTGTTGGTCAATGTCAGTCCTTTGGAGTTTGGACATTGTCTTTTTGTTCCGGATCCATCACGCTGCTTTCCTCAGGTGCTCACAAAGTTTGCCATCCAAGTTGGTATACAGTCTGTGTTGCTGAGCTCGGACCCAGCCTTTCGTGTGGGCTTCAACAGTCTAGGAGCTTTTGCGTCTGTCAATCATTTACACCTTCATGGATATTACCTGAAACACAAGCTCAATATTGAATATATGCCAGTCAGACCACTTCTTCCCGAAAAGGGATTTTACACTTTGGTGGGATTTCCTGCAGGTTTTTTGTTCTACACTGAATCAGACAGTGTGGATGAAGTTGCAACAGACATCTGTCGTGTCACTGACTTCCTCGTGGAGGCCAATGTCGCTCACAACCTGTTCATGACCAGGGGGTGTTCACCCTGTGGTTGCACTCGGAGCGAAAGGGATGACAGCTTATCGAGGAATGGTGTGCGGATTGCTGTGTGGCCCAGACTAGCTTGCTTCGGTACCAAAGAGGAGTCTGCTTTGAATGTTGCTCTCTGTGAGCTTGCTGGACATCTACCATTTAAGAACAAGACGGACTATGAGCGATCTACTGAGTCATGTGTAATAGAAACCATTCAGCAATATCTTCTGCCAAATGAGGATATGCTTGAATTGGAAAAGCAGCTAACTCAGCATTTAAGTGCACTGTAG
- the LOC129181662 gene encoding titin-like produces the protein MEASDKEAGNETKDSSQPLNVNLTADTGAELSLSDIQSATSSVDKAQPTGSVEKSKQKAKDQSSAEPSKEGALKPKLQLTFTTFTVKNGEELKVEIPVLGYPALKIEWKRDGQAVKETSRLEISTTSSMTVLHIRHAAREHAGQYSITASNNAGNDAGQITVVVLEKPDPPTGPVRIDEVSSDYVSISWDPPEYTGGCQLDNYIVEKREITSMEWQTVSATTVRTTIKVTKLKTGSEYQFRVFAENRYGKSTAITSPIVLAQYPFSAPMAPGTPFVSIVTKYSMLVEWTHPVKDGGSPVTGYHLERKERNSILWTKMNKLAILDPRFKTTGLEEGIEYEFRVFAENIAGLSPSSKISDCYVARDACEAPGKPEAVVITKENITLQWAKPEYDGGSAITGYVVEKKELPDGRWMKANFTNVIENQFTITGLTGGQSYEFRVTAKNGAGVWSKPSDSIIIFAEDVIEGPSVFMDSKFKSTTVVQAGETFTIEADYFGKPLPDVRWLKDGEEIDKATPRIDVKNTLTHTTLTVRDCIRADGGHFILSLTNIDGTKSIQVNVKVLDRPSPPEGPLRMKAVSAEKCNLYWNPPSNDGGAIVSHYIVEKRETSRVTWTGVDPHVEAVSYKVTKLTPGREYIFRVCAVNKFGVGEFLESDPFMAENPFKTPSAPSTPTASAVTGDSALLTWERPEADGGSEIDGYILEKRDKEGVRWTKCNRRRLNDLRFRCTGLTEGHYYQFRVSAENAAGVGSPSEPSDYIKVCEASYPPGPPNNLKVTDHSCSTVSLSWSKPIYDGGAAITGFAVEMKEAADDEWITCTPNTKDTKDTIKGLRQNAEYNFRVRAINANGVGVPVDLPGSVVATEKLELPEIELDAALRKIVSVRACSTLRLNVTIRGRPEPEVKWSKEGGALSERAQIEVTGSYTVLLIENVNRNDTGKYELTATNCKGSKSAFINVRVLDTPCAPTNLQVKDVHKDSVSISWEAPLIDGGAKILHYIVEKREEARKAFTSVCSNCTRNSFKIDNLQEGCFYYFRVLAVNEYGTGLPVETNEPVKVSEAPLPPGKITLRDVTRDSVKLSWEKPDHDGGSKITCYVVEMQAKGDDAWTVCSESKAVEAVINGLTKGMEYLFRVCAVNEKGKSEPKLLLTPVAVKDTSAEPVIDMISNTFSVKAGNDLKIDVPFKGVPQPTATWKKDGNMLKETSRMLRSQA, from the exons ATGGAAGCAAGTGACAAAGAA GCAGGAAATGAAACAAAAGATTCCTCTCAGCCGTTAAATGTGAATCTGACAGCAGATACTGGTGCTGAGCTCTCATTAAGTGATATCCAATCAGCCACTTCTTCTGTGGATAAAG CACAGCCCACCGGGTCTGTTGAAAAGAGCAAACAAAAAGCTAAAGACCAGTCGAGCGCTGAGCCATCAAAGGAAGGGGCTTTAAAACCAAAACTTCAGCTAACTTTTACCACATTCACTGTTAAAAATGGTGAAGAGTTGAAAGTAGAGATACCAGTGCTTGGGTATCCAGCCCTCAAGATAGAATGGAAAAGAGATGGACAGGCAGTCAAAGAGACTTCCAGGCTGGAGATCTCAACCACATCATCAATGACAGTTCTTCATATCCGACACGCTGCTAGGGAGCACGCTGGTCAATACTCTATCACAGCAAGTAACAATGCTGGAAATGATGCAGGACAAATCACAGTGGTAGTTCTTGAAAAGCCCGACCCACCCACAGGACCTGTACGGATTGATGAGGTCAGTTCTGACTATGTGTCTATCTCCTGGGATCCCCCAGAGTACACTGGAGGCTGTCAGCTTGACAATTACATTGTGGAGAAACGTGAAATTACTAGCATGGAGTGGCAAACTGTATCAGCCACAACAGTACGAACCACAATCAAAGTCACCAAGctaaagacaggaagtgaatatCAATTCAGAGTGTTTGCTGAAAATAGATATGGCAAGAGTACAGCAATCACATCTCCAATTGTACTTGCACAGTATCCATTTAGTGCACCTATGGCTCCTGGAACACCTTTTGTGTCCATCGTGACAAAGTACAGCATGTTGGTTGAATGGACACATCCAGTCAAAGATGGAGGTAGCCCTGTCACTGGCTATCACCTGGAACGCAAGGAGAGAAACAGCATTTTATGGACCAAGATGAACAAACTTGCCATCCTTGACCCCCGCTTCAAAACAACCGGCCTGGAGGAAGGTATTGAATATGAATTCAGAGTCTTTGCTGAGAACATTGCTGGACTCAGTCCATCTAGCAAGATATCTGACTGCTATGTGGCAAGAGATGCCTGTGAGGCACCTGGTAAACCTGAAGCTGTTGTTATTACAAAAGAGAATATCACCCTCCAGTGGGCCAAACCAGAGTATGATGGCGGGAGCGCCATTACAGGTTATGTTGTTGAAAAGAAAGAGCTTCCAGATGGCCGATGGATGAAAGCAAACTTCACAAATGTTATTGAAAATCAGTTCACAATCACAGGCCTGACAGGAGGACAAAGTTATGAGTTCAGAGTAACTGCCAAGAATGGTGCAGGTGTTTGGAGCAAACCCTCGGACAGTATAATTATCTTTGCTGAGGATGTTATTGAAGGACCCTCAGTATTCATGGACTCCAAGTTCAAGAGCACGACTGTTGTTCAGGCTGGAGAAACATTCACAATTGAAGCTGATTACTTTGGGAAGCCCCTCCCTGATGTAAGGTGGCTGAAGGATGGTGAGGAAATTGACAAAGCTACGCCAAGAATAGATGTGAAAAACACCCTCACCCATACCACATTGACAGTCCGGGACTGCATACGAGCAGATGGAGGACATTTTATCTTAAGTCTCACGAACATTGATGGAACAAAATCTATCCAAGTTAATGTGAAGGTACTGGATAGACCAAGTCCTCCGGAGGGACCTTTGAGGATGAAAGCTGTCAGTGCTGAAAAATGCAATCTTTATTGGAACCCCCCTTCAAATGATGGAGGTGCCATTGTTTCCCATTATATTGTcgaaaaaagagagacaagccGTGTCACCTGGACGGGGGTGGATCCCCACGTGGAAGCTGTCAGTTACAAAGTCACAAAGTTAACACCAGGAAGAGAATACATATTTAGAGTTTGTGCTGTGAATAAATTTGGTGTTGGAGAATTTCTGGAATCAGACCCTTTCATGGCAGAAAATCCTTTTAAAACACCCAGTGCACCTTCTACTCCTACAGCCAGCGCTGTGACCGGAGACTCTGCACTGTTGACATGGGAAAGGCCTGAGGCAGATGGGGGCTCTGAGATTGATGGCTACATCCTGGAGAAACGTGATAAAGAGGGTGTCAGGTGGACTAAGTGCAACAGAAGAAGACTGAATGACTTGCGCTTCCGATGCACAGGCCTCACTGAGGGACATTATTATCAGTTCAGAGTGTCGGCAGAAAATGCTGCTGGTGTTGGTTCACCCAGTGAGCCAAGTGATTATATTAAAGTGTGTGAAGCGTCATACCCACCTGGTCCCCCTAACAACCTCAAAGTGACAGACCACTCCTGCAGTACTGTGTCTCTATCCTGGTCCAAGCCCATCTACGATGGCGGCGCTGCCATTACTGGATTTGCTGTTGAGATGAAAGAAGCAGCAGATGATGAGTGGATCACATGCACACCAAACACCAAAGATACAAAGGACACCATAAAAGGGCTGAGGCAAAATGCTGAGTATAACTTCCGAGTACGTGCAATAAATGCCAATGGAGTTGGAGTGCCTGTGGACTTACCTGGGTCTGTTGTAGCAACTGAGAAACTGGAGCTACCGGAAATTGAGTTGGATGCAGCTTTGCGAAAGATAGTTAGTGTTCGAGCCTGTTCAACATTACGTCTCAATGTCACCATCAGAGGAAGGCcagaacctgaggtcaaatggtCAAAGGAAGGTGGTGCTCTCAGTGAGCGTGCTCAAATAGAAGTAACAGGCTCCTACACAGTGTTGCTGATTGAAAACGTAAATCGAAACGACACTGGAAAGTATGAACTGACTGCTACAAACTGCAAGGGCTCCAAATCAGCATTTATCAACGTCAGAGTGTTGGACACTCCCTGTGCGCCAACAAACCTGCAAGTGAAAGATGTACACAAAGATTCCGTGTCCATCTCCTGGGAGGCTCCACTCATCGACGGAGGAGCAAAGATCTTACACTACATTGTGGAAAAGAGAGAGGAAGCCAGAAAGGCATTCACAAGTGTCTGTAGCAACTGTACAAGGAACTCGTTCAAGATTGACAACCTACAGGAGGGATGTTTTTATTACTTCCGTGTCTTGGCTGTGAACGAGTATGGAACTGGACTACCTGTGGAAACAAATGAGCCTGTTAAAGTGTCTGaagctcctcttcctcctgggaAAATCACACTGAGGGATGTCACCCGTGACAGTGTCAAACTCTCATGGGAAAAGCCAGATCATGATGGAGGAAGCAAAATTACCTGTTATGTTGTAGAGATGCAGGCTAAGGGAGATGACGCATGGACAGTCTGTTCTGAGAGTAAAGCGGTGGAAGCAGTCATTAATGGACTGACAAAAGGAATGGAGTATTTATTTAGAGTTTGTGCAGtaaatgaaaaaggaaaaagtgaACCAAAGCTCTTATTAACACCTGTTGCTGTAAAAGACACAAGTGCTGAGCCTGTTATTGATATGATCTCCAACACATTCAGTGTGAAGGCAGGGAATGATTTAAAGATTGACGTGCCATTCAAGGGTGTACCACAGCCAACAGCAACCTGGAAGAAAGATGGCAACATGCTCAAGGAGACAAGCAGG ATGTTGAGGTCACAAGCGTGA
- the LOC129181664 gene encoding RCC1 domain-containing protein 1-like, whose product MRWFGFGFNAFGQLHVCESVTNSEVGKVVKVINPTELKCHLNGSCCRQTSGVRASWSRRASLHSNGGGSLCLAGFNGGNDTLLVESRGCKDAAIGESFLILAFADRLESWDLNNNQKTPSWSMDVKTSPVGDGMPLKLPLISDGYIATNPPFYHPLSPHLKATRLALGAEHSILLSATGAVYTWGLGSHGQLGHGGLSSEEEPRVVEALWGMTMACVATGGWHTVCISDGGDLYVWGWNESGQLGLPSQAVRRTQQCQNSQQAAGMSSCKATPDEEKEEVFISIQAFPALLDITASCEVKSADCGSRHTAAVTSTGDLYTWGWGEYGQLGYETSCSDEPQRVEYFSKQKMRVVDVTCGAWNTFAAVVKEEAADSYS is encoded by the exons ATGCGCTGGTTCGGTTTCGGCTTTAACGCTTTTGGACAGCTacatgtgtgtgagagtgtcACTAACAGCGAAGTTGGGAAGGTAGTCAAAGTGATCAATCCAACAGAGCTGAAATGTCATCTGAACGGAAGCTGCTGCAGACAAACAAGTGGAGTCCGAGCAAGCTGGAGTAGGCGGGCGTCCCTGCACTCGAATG GTGGTGGAAGTTTGTGTCTTGCAGGTTTCAACGGTGGGAATGACACCTTATTGGTGGAGAGCCGCGGCTGCAAGGACGCTGCCATCGGAGAGTCTTTCTTAATACTCGCTTTTGCTGACAGACTGGAGTCATGGGACTTGAACAACAACCAGAAGACGCCATCGTGGAGCATGGACGTAAAAACGTCACCTGTGGGCGATG GTATGCCCCTGAAGCTGCCATTGATCTCTGATGGTTACATTGCCACCAACCCTCCTTTCTACCACCCTTTATCACCACATCTGAAAGCCACCAGGTTGGCACTGGGTGCAGAGCACTCCATCCTCCTCAGTGCCACTGGAGCTGTGTACACCTGGGGCCTAGGCAG TCATGGCCAGCTTGGTCATGGGGGCCTCTCATCTGAAGAAGAGCCCAGGGTAGTGGAGGCCCTTTGGGGCATGACTATGGCCTGTGTGGCTACAGGAGGCTGGCACACTGTCTGCATCAGTG ATGGGGGTGACTTGTATGTGTGGGGCTGGAATGAGAGTGGCCAGCTTGGACTTCCCTCCCAAGCTGTGAGGAGGACGCAGCAGTGTCAAAATAGTCAACAAGCAGCAG GTATGTCTTCCTGTAAAGCAACACCAGATGAAGAGAAGGAAGAAGTCTTTATATCCATCCAGGCATTCCCAGCACTTTTGGACATTACTGCATCATGTGAGGTGAAGTCGGCTGACTGTGGCTCTCGGCACACGGCAGCAGTAACAT ccactgGTGACCTCTACACTTGGGGATGGG GTGAATATGGTCAGCTGGGGTATGAGACGTCTTGTTCAGATGAGCCGCAGCGTGTGGAGTACTTCAGCAAACAAAAGATGCGTGTTGTCGATGTGACGTGTGGAGCGTGGAACACTTTCGCTGCCGTAGTCAAGGAGGAAGCAGCTGACTCATACAGTTAA